The Pirellulales bacterium DNA window GTCACGGCCAAACCCCAGCCGAGATTGATCGACAGGTATTCGCCGTGCGATTTTTCGCCCAGCACCACTTGCGCCACCACGGCCACGCCGAAGGTGACCAGGACGAGAGTGCCCAGGAATTCCGCCGCGCATTCGCGTGCCGTGCCGCGTAGCATCTGCCGCCCTCCCGCCTGGTTTTCGATCAAGGGGCGCCCGCGACGATCCGCTTGCCGAAGCGCGATTCCAGACGCCGCGCGCATTGGCTGACTTGCTCGGCGACCTGCTGTTCGACGATGGCCCCCGCTTCGACCATCAGTCGCGCCAATTGTTCGAGCGTGCCCTCATACAGGCGATGATGGTACAGCAACATCAAGCGCCGCTCAACGAGATCCGACAAGCCTTGCACCCATTCATGGCGAATAGCGAACCGCGCGACCGCCGTCGGCAGGTCGGTTCCGATGAGGATGTTTCGATCGGGGGCGTCGGCGAGTATCTCTTCGCAGCGCGTGCCGTACAGTTCCCAGGCGGCGGCAACTTGGGCCTCGGTGTATCCCGTGCGCGCCGCGATCTTTTGTCGCGCCGCCGGTTGCTCGCGGGGGTTTCTCGGAAAGCCGGCGGCACCCGGCAGCGGACGTGCCTCCGTGGTCGCGGTTACCTGCCGCCCCAGACGCTGGAATAGCATCGCCGTGACTTCCTCGGCCAGCGACCGCGATGTCGTGAGCTTGCCGCCGATCACGGAATACAGGGGGACGGGCGCCGCATGGTTCTCGATCAAAGAATGGCGCCGCGTAACCGTCGCCGGCGTCGCCTCGCCCACGTACGGTAGCGGCCGCACGCCGCTGTAGTGCAGATCGACGTCGGCCGCGGTCAATTTCACCTGCGGCAGTAACGAATTGGCCGTTGCCAACAAGTAATCGATCTCCGCTTGCGTTGCCGTCGCGGCGGCAGGGTCGCCTTGGTACTCTTCGTCGGTGGTGCCGATCAAAGAAGCGTCGCCAAAGGGAAGCACGAACACCGGCCGGCCGTCGGCCGCCTCGGCGTACAGGCCGGCGTACGACTGACCGTTGTGCGTGAGCGCCGCGTGCAGCGCGGGATTCCACGTGACGATGTGGCTTCCCTTGGTTCCTCCCATCAGGCGGCCGGAGGGAAGCCCCAGCCGCTGTAATGTCAGATCGATCCAAGCGCCCGTGGCGTTGATCACCGCGGCCGGCTCGAAGG harbors:
- a CDS encoding glycerol-3-phosphate dehydrogenase/oxidase, yielding MTAQQPVLILGAGINGAAIARELVLNGMPVVLVDTADLAYGATAYASRLIHGGLRYLEYGEFDLVRESLAERTRLLRLAPQFVRPLRLFIPIENRFGGLWRSAERFLFKGGRAARPGRPAKTVKPRGLWLVQMGLRMYDAYARDPDLPHHATHRRTQEDAIDVSSQYRWLCSYYDAQIRFPERYVVAMLDDARQVAAAAGTRFDILNYHRAALDGKTVTVYPVANGRAAAAFEPAAVINATGAWIDLTLQRLGLPSGRLMGGTKGSHIVTWNPALHAALTHNGQSYAGLYAEAADGRPVFVLPFGDASLIGTTDEEYQGDPAAATATQAEIDYLLATANSLLPQVKLTAADVDLHYSGVRPLPYVGEATPATVTRRHSLIENHAAPVPLYSVIGGKLTTSRSLAEEVTAMLFQRLGRQVTATTEARPLPGAAGFPRNPREQPAARQKIAARTGYTEAQVAAAWELYGTRCEEILADAPDRNILIGTDLPTAVARFAIRHEWVQGLSDLVERRLMLLYHHRLYEGTLEQLARLMVEAGAIVEQQVAEQVSQCARRLESRFGKRIVAGAP